The Leadbettera azotonutricia ZAS-9 genome has a window encoding:
- a CDS encoding AMP-dependent synthetase/ligase, producing the protein MENAFIPWAFLEEYRGKAFKGEWPPLPEMYRIIVSRFGERACFTIYEPDRISLNYNEALKLIEAVSRWLYSKGIRRGDKVAVSGKNSPEWAVAYMGVLFAGATVVPIDYQIKTEEIDLLLKTSKAKILFIDEEKHNYYTGKHAEFGLTEIISLRKGVGTYVYDIDGPSAQIEEPGEFDLAAILFTSGTTGIPKGVMLTHQNLVSDCYLAQGTPFGVYYTDVFYALLPIHHAYTMLAVLIEAMSEGAEIVFGKKMVTKAILKDLKEAKITVFLGVPMLFNKLLAGILKGIRAKGPIVYGIICAMMTISGFIKKVFKKNPGKKMFHAILNQASLATLRVCICGGGPLAPSVFRKFNQLGIDFVQGYGLTETSPIINLNPIAHYKEASVGKKIPGIEMKILDPDERGIGEVIVKGPVVMKGYFEMPAETAASLTAEGFLKTGDLGYMDDEDYLYLTGRAKNMIVTEGGKNVYPEEIENEFQLFDEIDQIMVRGYIADKRMKKEEIEALVYPNPEALKDESGAVLPKAEIKARIEAIIAEVNQRLLPYQKITRTILLEDPMEMTTTKKIKRDSV; encoded by the coding sequence ATGGAGAATGCGTTCATACCCTGGGCATTTTTGGAAGAGTATCGGGGTAAGGCTTTTAAGGGGGAATGGCCTCCCCTGCCTGAAATGTACCGGATCATCGTCAGCCGTTTTGGAGAGCGGGCCTGCTTTACCATTTATGAGCCTGATCGCATCAGCCTGAATTATAACGAAGCCCTGAAGCTGATTGAGGCCGTGTCCCGCTGGCTCTACAGCAAGGGCATACGCCGGGGCGACAAGGTTGCCGTATCGGGGAAGAATTCGCCTGAATGGGCGGTGGCCTATATGGGCGTACTCTTTGCGGGCGCCACTGTAGTACCTATAGATTATCAGATTAAAACTGAAGAGATAGATCTGCTCCTCAAGACCTCGAAGGCCAAGATCCTTTTTATAGATGAAGAAAAGCACAACTACTATACCGGCAAGCACGCGGAATTCGGCTTAACCGAAATCATCTCCTTAAGAAAGGGCGTAGGAACCTACGTCTACGACATTGACGGCCCCTCGGCTCAGATCGAAGAACCCGGCGAATTCGATTTGGCGGCCATACTCTTTACCTCGGGAACCACCGGCATTCCCAAAGGCGTCATGCTGACCCATCAGAACCTGGTGTCCGACTGCTACCTGGCCCAGGGCACTCCATTTGGGGTGTACTATACCGATGTATTCTATGCCCTGCTCCCCATTCACCATGCCTATACCATGCTGGCGGTATTGATCGAAGCCATGTCCGAAGGCGCAGAAATAGTCTTCGGCAAAAAGATGGTCACCAAGGCCATACTCAAAGATCTTAAAGAAGCGAAGATCACCGTGTTCCTGGGCGTGCCCATGCTCTTCAACAAACTTTTGGCCGGCATACTCAAAGGCATCAGGGCAAAAGGCCCCATTGTATACGGCATAATCTGCGCCATGATGACCATTTCGGGGTTCATCAAAAAAGTGTTCAAAAAGAACCCGGGCAAGAAAATGTTCCACGCGATTTTGAACCAGGCATCCCTTGCTACCCTGCGGGTCTGCATCTGCGGCGGCGGCCCCCTGGCACCTTCGGTGTTCCGCAAGTTCAACCAGCTGGGCATAGACTTTGTGCAGGGCTACGGCCTCACCGAGACCAGCCCCATTATCAACCTCAATCCGATAGCCCATTACAAAGAAGCCAGCGTAGGCAAAAAAATCCCCGGCATCGAGATGAAGATACTTGATCCTGACGAAAGGGGAATAGGCGAAGTAATCGTCAAGGGCCCTGTGGTCATGAAGGGCTACTTCGAAATGCCTGCAGAAACCGCTGCTTCCTTGACCGCCGAAGGTTTCCTCAAAACAGGCGATCTGGGCTACATGGATGACGAGGACTATCTTTACCTCACGGGCCGCGCCAAAAACATGATAGTCACCGAGGGGGGCAAAAACGTCTACCCCGAAGAAATCGAGAACGAGTTCCAGCTCTTTGACGAGATAGATCAAATCATGGTGCGGGGTTATATAGCCGACAAGCGCATGAAAAAAGAAGAAATAGAAGCCCTGGTCTACCCGAATCCCGAAGCCCTCAAGGATGAATCAGGCGCTGTGCTTCCCAAGGCGGAGATCAAGGCCAGAATTGAAGCCATCATCGCCGAGGTGAACCAGCGTCTCCTCCCCTACCAGAAGATAACGCGCACCATTCTTCTCGAAGATCCCATGGAGATGACGACCACCAAGAAAATCAAGCGCGATAGTGTGTGA
- a CDS encoding Ldh family oxidoreductase, whose translation MVYIERKKLEEFCASIFRALGLPHEEALDSSRILTAADARGVKSHGVARIRRYAEGIKAGLIKGGITPTVLHETPISLVLDAEGGMGLSLSKKAMESSIAKAKEHGVGICAVRNSNHFGIAGYYAEMAAREDMIGIAMTNTAALGVPTFAREAAFGTNPIAFAAPGLDGKMFSLDMASTTVTRGKMEVYEREKKPLPPGWAVGTDGLTAQDPVKLLDDMLRQKGGGLLPLGGEGESFGGHKGYGLAVMVDILTALCSGGTFGRSVKDSEITSARVCHFFMALRLDIFRTPEDFKRDMSQLLCELNSLKPATGASRVYYAGQKEHEAEAESNAKGVPLAEGVWETLKKTAKELGIAYQETL comes from the coding sequence ATGGTCTATATTGAGAGAAAAAAGCTGGAAGAATTCTGCGCTTCCATTTTCAGGGCTCTGGGGCTCCCCCATGAAGAAGCTTTGGATTCTTCCCGCATACTCACGGCTGCCGATGCCAGGGGCGTAAAAAGCCACGGCGTCGCCCGCATCAGGCGTTATGCCGAAGGCATCAAGGCAGGTCTTATAAAAGGCGGCATAACGCCGACGGTACTTCACGAAACACCTATCTCCCTGGTTCTGGATGCAGAGGGCGGCATGGGGCTTTCGCTCAGCAAGAAAGCCATGGAAAGCTCCATCGCAAAGGCAAAAGAACATGGCGTTGGGATCTGCGCAGTGCGGAATTCCAACCACTTCGGCATTGCGGGCTATTACGCCGAAATGGCGGCCAGGGAAGACATGATCGGCATTGCCATGACCAACACCGCCGCCCTGGGGGTTCCTACCTTTGCACGGGAAGCCGCCTTCGGCACTAACCCCATAGCCTTTGCAGCTCCCGGACTGGACGGAAAAATGTTCAGCCTGGACATGGCCAGCACCACTGTAACCCGGGGTAAAATGGAAGTATACGAACGCGAAAAAAAGCCCCTGCCGCCGGGCTGGGCAGTCGGCACCGACGGCCTCACCGCCCAGGACCCGGTTAAGCTCCTGGACGACATGCTCCGCCAAAAAGGCGGCGGCCTCCTCCCCTTGGGGGGCGAAGGTGAAAGCTTCGGAGGCCACAAGGGCTACGGCCTTGCCGTTATGGTAGACATACTCACCGCCCTCTGCTCGGGCGGCACATTTGGTCGCTCGGTAAAAGACAGTGAAATCACTTCGGCACGGGTTTGCCATTTCTTCATGGCCCTGCGTCTCGACATATTCCGAACCCCGGAAGATTTTAAGCGCGACATGAGCCAATTGCTCTGTGAACTCAATTCCCTCAAGCCCGCAACCGGGGCAAGCCGGGTCTATTACGCAGGACAGAAAGAACATGAAGCCGAGGCTGAGAGCAATGCTAAAGGCGTGCCCCTCGCCGAAGGTGTTTGGGAGACTTTGAAGAAAACAGCAAAGGAATTGGGAATAGCATACCAAGAAACTTTATAA
- a CDS encoding pyridoxal phosphate-dependent aminotransferase — translation MSLYWNSRVKSLAPYIPGEQPRDRKFIKLNTNENPYPPSPKVIEAIAKAADERLRLYPDPACTEFREAVAARYGVAVEQVFAGNGSDEVLAFAFAAFFECQGVSGAVPILFPDITYSFYPVYARLWDVPFRTVSLKDNFSIDPDDYKQNNGGIIFPNPNAPTAKALALDAITKLAGYEEKNGKALIVDEAYIAFADKPGIKSAVTLVKQFPNLLTVHTLSKAASLAGLRVGFAIGHKDLIEALCRVRDSVNSYTVDRLALAGAAAAVSDFAYYDEVNRHVCSTREKVSASLAQMGFTVIPSQANFVFASPPASSGKSGMQVFSALREKGILVRRFDKPRINNYLRISMGTDDEMDTFLNGCAEIIRG, via the coding sequence ATAAGCCTTTACTGGAACAGCCGGGTTAAATCCCTGGCCCCCTACATACCGGGCGAGCAGCCTCGGGACAGGAAGTTTATCAAGCTCAACACCAATGAGAATCCCTATCCCCCTTCACCCAAGGTGATAGAGGCTATTGCAAAAGCCGCTGATGAAAGGCTCCGCCTTTACCCAGATCCTGCCTGTACTGAATTCCGCGAGGCCGTCGCCGCCCGTTATGGAGTAGCCGTAGAACAGGTTTTTGCAGGAAACGGTTCCGATGAAGTCTTGGCCTTTGCCTTTGCTGCGTTTTTTGAATGTCAAGGTGTGTCCGGCGCAGTGCCGATATTGTTCCCTGATATTACCTACAGTTTTTATCCTGTATATGCACGCCTTTGGGATGTGCCTTTTCGCACTGTTTCACTTAAAGATAATTTTTCGATAGATCCTGATGATTACAAGCAAAACAACGGCGGAATAATTTTCCCCAACCCCAATGCCCCTACTGCAAAAGCCCTGGCCCTGGACGCAATAACAAAATTGGCAGGATATGAAGAAAAAAACGGGAAAGCGCTTATTGTGGACGAGGCCTATATTGCCTTTGCCGATAAGCCGGGCATAAAATCCGCAGTAACACTGGTAAAACAATTTCCTAATCTTTTAACGGTGCATACTCTTTCCAAAGCCGCATCTCTTGCGGGCCTCAGGGTGGGTTTTGCCATAGGCCATAAAGATCTTATTGAAGCCCTTTGCAGGGTCAGGGATTCTGTTAATTCCTATACCGTGGATCGGCTTGCCCTTGCAGGGGCCGCCGCCGCTGTTTCTGATTTTGCATATTATGATGAAGTTAACCGCCACGTATGCAGTACAAGGGAGAAGGTTTCAGCCTCTTTAGCCCAAATGGGCTTCACTGTAATCCCTTCACAGGCAAATTTTGTTTTTGCCTCTCCCCCTGCTTCTTCGGGAAAGTCAGGGATGCAGGTGTTTTCCGCTCTCAGGGAAAAGGGCATACTGGTACGGCGTTTTGACAAACCGAGGATCAATAATTACCTCAGGATCAGTATGGGTACTGATGATGAAATGGATACCTTTCTCAATGGATGCGCGGAAATAATCAGGGGATAA
- the hisD gene encoding histidinol dehydrogenase — translation MKILNADEFDAYWNKRNTAENHTAAETAVKDIIAEIRLNGDRAVKTFAAKFDKSSPEIFEVPRHMVQKAVTDLEANDPDLVRALKFSAGNIWRFSELQRSQFRDFETEIAPGVFTGQRVIPVERAAVYVPAGRFPLISTALMGLVPAFCAGVGDVILASPPLEDGLPDKRILAAAGIASATCSRSELRVFAIGGAQAIAALALGTETIPRCDVIVGPGNKYVALAKRLLYGETGIDFVAGPTDVLIITGDLQKGSSANLTAADMLAQAEHDPDARARALVPNRESADLLARTLSSRLADLSTASTARASLESGGLIIIYNNKDEATRIANTIAPEHLELQTANPEAWVQGLRNYGSLFIGEASAEVLGDYSVGINHTLPTSGSARFTGGLSVRHFLKTATSLRCSSGSGYTEALKAAECIARAEGLSGHAASAAMRSTSAKT, via the coding sequence ATGAAAATACTTAACGCTGACGAATTTGATGCGTATTGGAATAAGCGTAATACCGCTGAAAACCATACTGCTGCGGAGACTGCAGTAAAAGACATAATAGCAGAAATACGCTTAAATGGAGATAGGGCAGTTAAAACTTTTGCTGCTAAATTTGACAAGTCTTCACCGGAAATATTTGAAGTTCCCCGACATATGGTACAAAAAGCAGTGACCGATCTTGAGGCAAATGATCCTGATCTGGTTAGAGCTCTTAAATTTTCTGCAGGGAACATTTGGCGTTTTTCCGAATTGCAGCGCAGTCAATTTCGGGATTTTGAGACAGAAATCGCCCCTGGGGTGTTTACGGGCCAAAGGGTAATCCCGGTGGAACGCGCTGCGGTTTATGTTCCCGCTGGCCGCTTCCCCCTGATTTCCACAGCCCTCATGGGGCTTGTGCCGGCTTTTTGCGCAGGCGTTGGCGACGTAATCCTGGCCTCTCCCCCTCTTGAAGACGGCCTCCCAGACAAGCGGATATTGGCTGCGGCGGGCATTGCGTCTGCAACTTGCAGCCGCAGTGAGCTGAGGGTCTTTGCAATAGGCGGGGCCCAGGCCATTGCCGCTCTCGCCCTGGGGACAGAAACCATACCCCGCTGTGATGTAATCGTCGGCCCCGGCAACAAATATGTGGCGCTTGCCAAGCGTCTCCTTTACGGAGAAACCGGCATAGACTTTGTGGCCGGCCCAACAGATGTGCTCATCATTACGGGGGATCTGCAAAAAGGATCTTCGGCAAACTTAACCGCAGCAGATATGCTCGCCCAGGCCGAGCATGATCCTGATGCACGGGCCAGGGCATTGGTCCCAAACCGCGAATCTGCGGATCTTCTTGCCAGGACGCTTTCATCCCGTCTTGCAGACCTTTCTACAGCTTCTACGGCAAGGGCTTCCCTTGAATCGGGTGGGCTTATCATCATTTATAATAACAAGGATGAAGCCACGCGCATTGCCAACACTATTGCCCCTGAACACCTGGAACTTCAAACAGCAAATCCGGAAGCCTGGGTTCAAGGCTTGAGAAATTACGGTTCCCTTTTTATCGGGGAAGCATCTGCCGAAGTCCTGGGCGATTATTCAGTCGGTATCAACCACACCCTTCCAACCTCGGGCAGCGCCCGTTTTACCGGGGGCCTTTCGGTGCGGCACTTTCTTAAAACCGCAACGAGCCTCCGCTGTTCATCCGGTTCAGGTTACACGGAGGCCCTCAAAGCCGCAGAATGCATTGCCCGTGCCGAGGGCCTTTCAGGCCACGCCGCAAGCGCCGCAATGCGCAGTACTAGTGCGAAAACCTAA